The sequence below is a genomic window from Candidatus Omnitrophota bacterium.
GATTGCTTGAAAAGCTGGGCATAGATTCCATCCCAGAATCCGATACTCTCCCTATTACTGATAAAGAATCTGCTTATGCCGATGAGCTGATAAGGGAAAGCTGGATAGGCCCTGGCCAGAAGATAGTAGGCGTTAATTTTGCCGCCAGCGGCAGATGGCAGACAAAGAGATGGGGCGCGGAAAACATAGCAAAACTTTCCGACCTGCTTGCCGCCGATAATATAAGAGTATTTATAACAGGCCTCAAAGATGATTCGGCCCAGGCAAAAAAGATCGCCGCGCTTTCAAAGAGCAAGCCCTTTGACATAACCGGAAGGACCAATATAATGCAGTTAGTGTCATTCATAAAAAGATGCGATGTTTTTATATCAGGCGACTCCGCGCCTATGCATATAGCCGGCATGTGCGGCGTTCCTTTTATCGCTTTGTTCGGGCCTACTGATCCTAAGAGGCATTTCCAGCATACTGCCATTGACAGTGGTAAGAGCAGGTTTATATACAAAAAACCCAAATGCTCGCCTTGTTATAAATGCAAATGCCGCCGCATGGACTGCATGAAGGGCATAATGCCCGAAGAAGTATACGCGGCCGTAAAAGATATATTGGAGAAATAGTATATGAAAATATTGATAGTGACAACGCATCTTGACTTAGGCGGCATAGGAGTATACACATTGTCTCTTTCATCCGCCTTAAAAGAGGCGGGCATTGAGGTTGTGGTTGCCTCAAGCGGGGGAAGCCTCGCCCATGAGCTTGAAAGGGCCGGCATAGAACACATTACTATACCGGTTAATACGAGTTCTGACATAGGATTCCACACGCTTATCAGTGTTGCCAGGCTTTCATCATTAGTAAAAGAGCGCGGCATTGATATTGTCCATGCCCAGACCAGGGTAAGCCAGGTTATAGCTTATTTCTTGTGCCGCAAAACAGGGGCCGGTTTTGTTTCAACATGCCACGGTTTTTTCAAGATGAAATGGTTTAGGCATATTCTGCCCTGCTGGGGCGAACGCACAATAGCCGTAAGTGAAGCAGTAAGACAGCATTTGGTCTGCGACCTCAAAGTTCCTAAAGAGCGTATCAGCACTATCCATAACGGCATTGACCCGAGAAGATTCAATCCTGATGTGTCTGCTGCTGACAAAGGGCTTATTAGGAAGCAATACTGCCTGGGCCCCGGGCCTGTTGTAGGAATTGTTTCCCGGCTGTCAAAGGTAAAAGGCCATAAGTATTTGATAGGCGCTTTCGCGAAACTTTTGCAGATGATACCAGATGCCCAATTACTGATAATAGGGGATGGCGCCCGCGGGTATAAAAACAGCTTGGTATCTTTGGCTTCCGATCTGGGCGTATCGTCAAAAACGTTTTTTTATCCCTCATGTAAAGATACGACTATACCTCTTTCTGTTATAGATATATTTTGCCACCCGTCTCTGCAGGAGGGATTAGGGCTTTCAATATTGGAGGCAATGGCAATGCGCCTGCCTGTTATAGCTTCAAATGTGGGAGGCATATATACGCTTATAAAACATAGAATAAACGGCCTGTTGGTGCCTGCCATGAATGAGTGCGCGCTCGCGGAAGGCATCGCGCAGATTATATCAGACCCTGACATGGCCCGCAGGATGGGTATTGCTTCAAGGCAGGCAGTGCTTAGGGATTTTACCCTTGACATTATGAGGGATAAGGTCATAGAAGTCTATGAACAACTTATAAGGCGCTGATGTGTTTATGGATATGAAGAGAATACTTATTATAGAGCCTAACTGGCTTGGCGATATATTGTTTACAACCCCGTCGCTGCGCGCATTAAAAAAAACATACCCGTCAGCCTTTATAGTAGTCATGGCGCATCCCAGATGCGCCCAGATGCTTGAAGATAATCCCTGTATAGACAAATTGATACTGTTTGATGAAAGGCCGATTTTCGCGGGTTTTTTCAGAAAGATATTGTTTATACGTGAATTAAGGAAGATGGAATTTGACACGGTCATATCTTTTCACCGGTCAATGAGTAAACTTCTTATTGCCTGTCTGTCGGGCATACCGCGCCGATTAGGTTATTATACCAGGAAGCGTTCATGGTTGTTAACCGATCCTGTGGCGGAAGACAAGAAGCCTTTGCACAGGGTTGAATATTTTTTGAAAATATTAAAAAAGGCGGGCATTAGCGGTGATAATAAAGATTACGAATTTCATATACCGGATAATATTATCAGGGACACGGCTGCTGTTATGTTTGATGCCGGCCTTGACCGTAATGAAAATTATTTTGTGGTCAATCCGGGCGGAAATTGGGACCAGAAGCGGTGGCCGCCGGATAAGTATTCCGCATTGTGCCGAAAGTTGCATGAAACATATAAGCTTAAGATACTTATTACGGGAGCGCAAAAAGATGTGCCTCTGGCCCGCCTGATAACAGGCTCTGCCGGGAAATCCGCCATTGATATTTGCGGCAAGACAACACTCAAACAGCTTGCATGTATCATGCGTTACTCAAGGCTGGTTATCGCAGGCGACACAGGCCCCATGCACATAGCAATAAGCCAAAAGGCCCCTGTCATTGCCTTATTTGGTCCGACATGTCCTGATATCACAGGGCCTTACGGCGCAGGAAGGTATAGGGTTTTGCGAAAATGGCATGATTGCGCCCTGCCTTGTTATAAATTGTGCCCCGCGGCCATGTGCATGGATGCTATATCTGTTGACGATGTATTTGAGGCGGCAGAGGACTTGCTTCTTTCAGACGGCAAACTCGCCTAAGGCGTAACCGGACAACCCGACATATGCTGCAAAGACAAAAACTAAAACGCGAAAAGATACTGCTTATCCGGACGGACAGGATAGGCGACCTCATACTTACTACGCCGGCCATCAAGGCTGTGCGCTGTGCCTATCCCGGCGCGCATATTGCCATGATAGTCCGGCCGTATACTCAAGACATCGTCAGAGAAAATCCTTTCCTTGATGAGATTATTGTTTATGATAAACTCTCAAAGCACAGGTCATGGCTGGCCGGTTTTAGGTTTGCCATGGAGCTTAAGCGGAAGGGTTTTGGCATGGCTCTGATTTTTAACCCAACGAACAGGATGCATATAACGGCGTTTTTGGCAGGCATACCCCGCAGGATAGGTTACGATAATAAACTTAGGTTTTTGCTTACGAATGCCGTAAAAAACACCAAGCACCTTGGTTTAAAACATGAGAGGGATTATGCTATTGACATGCTTAAGGCCGTGGGTATATATTCGGATGAAAAAGAGCTTTGTTTTAATGTAAACGGTTTTTCCGGCGAACGAGCGCGGGAGGCATTATTAGCGGAGGGAATAAATGACAAAGACAGGTTTGTCGTTATCCATCCCGGAGCGAGCTGTCCGTCCAAGATATGGCCGGCAGAGAGATTTGCCGGACTTGCGGATGCCCTTGTCCGTAGTTATGGCGTGAAGGTGGTTATTGTAAGCGGCGCGGCCGCTGCGGATTCGGCATGTGCCCTGTCTGTTCAAAGGTTTATGCAATATACGCCGGTATTATTTGCAGGCAGTCTGGACATAGGATGCCTGGCGGCCTTGATAAAAAAGTCGGTTTTATTCATATCTAATGACAGCGGCCCTGTCCATATAGCGGTTGCTGTAGGCACTCCGGTTGTTGATATATTCGGCCGTTCGCAGTCCGGACTCGGCCCGTTAAGGTGGGGGCCTTTAGGGCCCAGAGACATAGTTATGCATAAAGACGCAGGCTGCGGACAGGCATGCCTTGCGCACGACTGCAAAAGGAATTTCGCGTGTTTATTGTCCGTCAGTGTAGATGATGTTTTTAAGGCCATCGCCTCCGCGGGGCTTTTATAATCCGCATACCCTATGACCTTATTAAACCCATTGACACGTTTATATATACTTGTTATAATTATTACATTTAACGAGTTAAAAAACATAGTATATCGGGTTATTATGTATAGTAAAAAACTAAAAAAATTTTATAAAATTATATCGCGTATGCCGGCATCATCTATCCTTATTGTCGGTGACATTATGCTGGACAGGTTTATATGGGGTACTGTTTCCCGAATATCTCCTGAAGCGCC
It includes:
- the waaF gene encoding lipopolysaccharide heptosyltransferase II; the protein is MDMKRILIIEPNWLGDILFTTPSLRALKKTYPSAFIVVMAHPRCAQMLEDNPCIDKLILFDERPIFAGFFRKILFIRELRKMEFDTVISFHRSMSKLLIACLSGIPRRLGYYTRKRSWLLTDPVAEDKKPLHRVEYFLKILKKAGISGDNKDYEFHIPDNIIRDTAAVMFDAGLDRNENYFVVNPGGNWDQKRWPPDKYSALCRKLHETYKLKILITGAQKDVPLARLITGSAGKSAIDICGKTTLKQLACIMRYSRLVIAGDTGPMHIAISQKAPVIALFGPTCPDITGPYGAGRYRVLRKWHDCALPCYKLCPAAMCMDAISVDDVFEAAEDLLLSDGKLA
- a CDS encoding glycosyltransferase family 4 protein, encoding MKILIVTTHLDLGGIGVYTLSLSSALKEAGIEVVVASSGGSLAHELERAGIEHITIPVNTSSDIGFHTLISVARLSSLVKERGIDIVHAQTRVSQVIAYFLCRKTGAGFVSTCHGFFKMKWFRHILPCWGERTIAVSEAVRQHLVCDLKVPKERISTIHNGIDPRRFNPDVSAADKGLIRKQYCLGPGPVVGIVSRLSKVKGHKYLIGAFAKLLQMIPDAQLLIIGDGARGYKNSLVSLASDLGVSSKTFFYPSCKDTTIPLSVIDIFCHPSLQEGLGLSILEAMAMRLPVIASNVGGIYTLIKHRINGLLVPAMNECALAEGIAQIISDPDMARRMGIASRQAVLRDFTLDIMRDKVIEVYEQLIRR
- a CDS encoding glycosyltransferase family 9 protein produces the protein MLQRQKLKREKILLIRTDRIGDLILTTPAIKAVRCAYPGAHIAMIVRPYTQDIVRENPFLDEIIVYDKLSKHRSWLAGFRFAMELKRKGFGMALIFNPTNRMHITAFLAGIPRRIGYDNKLRFLLTNAVKNTKHLGLKHERDYAIDMLKAVGIYSDEKELCFNVNGFSGERAREALLAEGINDKDRFVVIHPGASCPSKIWPAERFAGLADALVRSYGVKVVIVSGAAAADSACALSVQRFMQYTPVLFAGSLDIGCLAALIKKSVLFISNDSGPVHIAVAVGTPVVDIFGRSQSGLGPLRWGPLGPRDIVMHKDAGCGQACLAHDCKRNFACLLSVSVDDVFKAIASAGLL